The following proteins are co-located in the Bacteroidales bacterium genome:
- a CDS encoding beta-galactosidase: MKKLTIVTTLLLLVTALSAQPQKFSTILYGVAYYHEYMPYERLEADVKLMQDAGISVVRLGESSWSLFEPQEGVFEFAWMDRIIDRLHKAGIKVILGTPTYSIPAWLAKKYPDIFVERLNGTVSSYGIRQNFDITNPAYLFHGERVIRKMMEHYAKHPAIIGYQVDNETSTYGAANYDFFRGFVDYMKAKYKTTDTLNKLWGLNYWGMTLNDWDEFPTRHNATNPSYKLEWDLYNQKVTADYLTWQAEIVGEYKRPDQFITHCFMPSLTTLDQYAATRKLDMPSLNVYHGSQNNVKGEDVMWADDFYRSLRKTNHLITETNAQTIGWDSKGQYPPFDGQGRLFVYSHIAGGANMVEYWHWHSIHYGQETYWKGVLGHDLEPNRFYNEVSQVAHELQKIGPKLVNLKIKNKAAILYSRQSDFGISYMPFKEGNAYMEVLRQMHRAAFKNNVGVDFVVSENADFAGYDLLMVPPLYVASDELLKKIADFVKNGGHVIMSVKSGFTDENSVVRHVKAPGPLREAAGFYYQEFSSINTVTLLDDPFKVGKENNTAKNWIEFIVPETAKPMALYDDPFFKKYPAITENKYGKGSLTYEGCLVSDEIQSKIVSVKAQETGLIEKENPVTYPIVLRTGTNDQGKTIRYYLNYSDKDQSVTYKFNRGTILLTGASLKKGDTVILKPWDVVIIED, translated from the coding sequence TAGTCACAGCACTTAGTGCCCAACCTCAGAAATTCAGTACGATACTTTACGGTGTGGCATACTATCACGAATATATGCCATATGAGCGTTTGGAGGCAGATGTGAAACTGATGCAGGATGCAGGAATTTCGGTTGTTCGCCTCGGTGAATCATCATGGAGTCTATTTGAACCGCAGGAAGGCGTTTTTGAATTTGCCTGGATGGATCGCATAATCGACCGCTTACACAAAGCCGGGATAAAAGTTATTCTTGGAACTCCGACATACTCAATCCCTGCCTGGCTTGCCAAAAAATACCCCGATATTTTTGTCGAAAGACTTAATGGAACCGTAAGCAGTTACGGTATACGTCAGAATTTTGATATAACTAATCCGGCTTATCTGTTCCATGGTGAGCGCGTTATCCGAAAGATGATGGAACATTATGCCAAACATCCTGCCATCATAGGATATCAGGTTGATAATGAGACTTCAACTTATGGAGCTGCAAATTATGATTTCTTCAGGGGTTTTGTTGATTACATGAAGGCAAAATACAAAACCACCGACACTCTGAATAAACTCTGGGGTCTCAATTACTGGGGGATGACATTAAACGACTGGGATGAATTTCCTACCAGACATAATGCTACCAATCCTTCATATAAGCTTGAATGGGATCTTTATAACCAGAAGGTAACCGCTGACTACCTGACATGGCAGGCAGAGATAGTTGGCGAGTATAAACGTCCGGATCAGTTTATTACTCATTGCTTTATGCCTTCTTTAACTACTCTCGATCAGTATGCTGCAACAAGAAAATTAGATATGCCCTCGCTTAATGTTTATCACGGTAGTCAGAATAATGTTAAGGGTGAGGACGTTATGTGGGCCGATGATTTCTACAGAAGTCTGAGGAAAACAAATCATCTTATAACCGAGACCAATGCACAGACAATCGGGTGGGACTCAAAAGGTCAATATCCGCCTTTTGATGGTCAGGGACGCCTTTTTGTTTATTCTCATATAGCCGGTGGCGCAAATATGGTTGAATACTGGCACTGGCATTCAATACATTATGGACAGGAAACATACTGGAAAGGAGTCCTCGGACACGACCTTGAGCCAAACAGGTTCTATAACGAGGTGAGCCAGGTTGCCCATGAACTTCAGAAGATCGGTCCAAAACTCGTGAACCTTAAGATAAAAAACAAGGCTGCAATTCTTTACAGCCGTCAGTCTGATTTTGGTATCAGCTATATGCCTTTTAAAGAAGGGAATGCTTATATGGAAGTATTAAGACAAATGCACCGGGCTGCTTTTAAAAATAATGTCGGAGTAGATTTTGTTGTGTCTGAAAATGCTGATTTTGCAGGCTATGATCTTCTTATGGTTCCTCCGTTGTATGTTGCAAGCGATGAGCTTCTTAAAAAGATCGCCGACTTTGTGAAGAATGGAGGACATGTCATCATGTCGGTGAAAAGCGGTTTCACAGATGAAAATTCTGTTGTCAGGCATGTTAAAGCTCCCGGACCATTGAGAGAAGCTGCAGGTTTTTACTACCAGGAATTCTCAAGCATTAATACTGTTACCCTTCTCGATGATCCATTTAAAGTGGGAAAGGAAAATAACACTGCAAAGAACTGGATTGAATTTATTGTTCCTGAAACAGCTAAACCGATGGCCTTATATGATGATCCATTCTTTAAAAAGTACCCGGCTATAACAGAAAACAAATATGGGAAGGGGTCACTTACATATGAAGGCTGCCTGGTTTCAGATGAAATACAATCGAAAATTGTTTCCGTAAAAGCTCAGGAGACCGGGCTGATTGAAAAAGAAAATCCTGTAACATATCCCATAGTCCTCAGAACAGGTACAAATGATCAGGGAAAAACGATAAGGTACTATCTGAATTATTCAGATAAAGATCAATCAGTTACCTATAAATTTAATAGAGGCACAATTCTTCTGACAGGAGCTTCGCTTAAAAAAGGTGATACTGTAATCCTCAAACCTTGGGATGTTGTTATTATAGAAGATTAG